One Brassica napus cultivar Da-Ae chromosome C4, Da-Ae, whole genome shotgun sequence genomic region harbors:
- the BNAC04G30210D gene encoding uncharacterized protein BNAC04G30210D, which produces MLPFPNYYVSTPIMSEKKNISSSNNSKRRKKRWPPTVLSGGGRGGGGGGDELATVKAAAWVWYQRNEGKPMIREFDITTRATRTPRPSRYKLEASKNMILSENRVSKSDTNHLSHEDQETKFSSLLDPYEIMSISKRIDEGSLPANPTSSFRHDNVLLQNKLEDDHSKKENRVVTKMSMRNLWKGMILMAAPRTVCGRSDDVDIEAYRANPRTLKVAPTSAKTRTDRRLTL; this is translated from the coding sequence ATGCTTCCATTCCCCAACTACTACGTTTCAACACCAATTATGTCCGAGAAGAAGAACATAAGCAGCAGCAATAATAgtaagagaagaaagaagagatggCCACCGACAGTCTTATCTGGAgggggaagaggaggaggaggaggaggagatgagCTAGCGACGGTGAAAGCTGCGGCGTGGGTTTGGTACCAAAGAAACGAAGGGAAACCAATGATTAGAGAATTTGATATCACGACAAGAGCCACAAGAACACCTCGACCTTCGCGGTACAAGCTTGAAGCCAGCAAGAACATGATTTTATCCGAGAATAGGGTTTCTAAGTCAGACACTAATCATTTGTCGCATGAAGATCAAGAAACCAAGTTCTCTAGTCTTCTTGACCCTTATGAGATCATGAGCATCTCTAAAAGGATTGACGAGGGATCGTTACCCGCCAATCCAACAAGTAGTTTCCGTCATGATAATGTTTTACTGCAGAATAAGCTAGAAGATGATCATAGTAAGAAGGAGAATCGGGTTGTCACGAAAATGAGCATGAGAAACTTGTGGAAAGGAATGATTCTGATGGCGGCTCCAAGGACAGTTTGTGGAAGAAGTGATGACGTGGATATTGAGGCTTATCGAGCTAACCCAAGAACATTAAAGGTAGCACCCACGAGTGCCAAGACTCGAACCGACCGTCGTTTAACTCTATAG
- the LOC106394710 gene encoding putative pentatricopeptide repeat-containing protein At5g37570, with protein MIQRSSLPSLASIDTLLRLCKSEVQLRQIHARIIRKGLEQDQNLVSIFLSSSFSSLPYSSSVFERVPHPCTHLWNCLIKGYSNKFIFFDTVSLLVRMMRAGLARPDEYTFSLVMKVCANNGQVHVGSSVHGLVLRNGFDKDVVLATSFVDFYGKCKDLSSARKVFGEMPERNAVSWTALIVAYVKSGELEEAKKMFDVMPERNIGSWNALIDGFVKSGDLVNAKKLFDEMPMKDIISYTSMIDGYAKGGDMRSARVLFEEASDVDVRAWSALITGYAQNGQPIEAVKMFYEMCEKNVKPDVFIIVSLMSACSQMGSFELCEQVDTYLHQIMVNRFSSHYVTPALIDMNAKCGHMDRAARLFEEMPKRDLVSYCSMMEGMGIHGSGSEAVRLFERMVEEGIVPDSVAFTVILKVCSQAKLVEDGLRYFELMRNEYCIVASPDHYSCVVSLLCRSGKLKEAYDLIKAMPVEPHASAWGSVLGGCSVHGDSEIAEVVARRLFELEPQSAGNYVLLSNMYAALDRWADVALVRDKMKENGIKKISGRSWTGR; from the coding sequence ATGATCCAGAGATCATCTCTCCCTTCTTTGGCGTCAATCGATACTCTCTTGAGGCTCTGCAAATCTGAGGTCCAGCTTCGTCAAATCCATGCCAGAATCATCCGTAAAGGTCTTGAGCAAGACCAGAATCTCGTCTCCATCTTCCTCTCGTCTTCTTTTTCCTCTCTTCCTTACTCATCCTCTGTTTTCGAGCGTGTTCCTCATCCTTGCACTCATCTCTGGAACTGTCTCATCAAAggatattctaataagtttatCTTCTTTGACACGGTTTCGCTTCTTGTCCGTATGATGAGAGCAGGCTTGGCACGACCCGATGAGTATACTTTCTCTTTGGTTATGAAAGTTTGTGCTAACAACGGGCAGGTTCATGTTGGTTCATCGGTTCATGGGTTGGTTCTGAGAAATGGGTTTGATAAAGATGTGGTCTTGGCCACAAGTTTTGTTGATTTCTATGGCAAATGCAAGGATTTATCGAGCGCACGTAAGGTGTTCGGTGAAATGCCTGAGAGAAATGCGGTTTCTTGGACTGCTTTAATCGTAGCGTATGTGAAATCTGGAGAGTTAGAGGAAGCGAAGAAGATGTTCGATGTCATGCCTGAGCGTAATATTGGATCTTGGAATGCTTTGATCGATGGGTTTGTCAAGTCCGGAGATTTGGTGAATGCTAAGAAGTTGTTTGACGAAATGCCTATGAAAGACATAATTTCATATACCTCCATGATTGATGGATATGCTAAAGGTGGTGATATGCGTTCTGCTCGGGTTTTGTTTGAGGAAGCGAGTGATGTTGATGTTAGGGCATGGTCAGCTTTGATAACGGGTTATGCGCAGAACGGCCAGCCAATCGAGGCGGTAAAGATGTTTTACGAAATGTGTGAGAAGAATGTCAAACCTGATGTGTTTATAATAGTGAGTTTGATGTCAGCTTGTTCCCAGATGGGTAGCTTTGAGTTATGTGAACAAGTTGATACTTATCTGCACCAAATCATGGTGAACAGATTTTCTAGTCATTATGTTACACCTGCTTTGATAGACATGAATGCCAAGTGCGGCCACATGGACAGAGCAGCCAGACTGTTCGAAGAGATGCCTAAGCGGGATCTTGTCTCGTACTGTTCGATGATGGAAGGAATGGGTATTCATGGGTCTGGAAGCGAAGCTGTTCGGCTGTTTGAGAGAATGGTGGAGGAAGGTATTGTTCCCGATTCTGTTGCCTTCACTGTAATATTGAAAGTTTGTAGCCAAGCTAAGCTTGTTGAGGATGGCTTAAGGTACTTCGAGCTGATGCGAAACGAATATTGTATTGTGGCATCTCCTGATCATTATTCCTGTGTTGTAAGCCTTCTTTGCCGGTCAGGAAAGCTTAAAGAAGCCTATGACCTTATTAAAGCCATGCCTGTGGAACCTCATGCTAGTGCCTGGGGTTCGGTTCTGGGTGGTTGTAGTGTGCATGGAGATTCTGAGATAGCTGAAGTAGTTGCAAGGCGGCTCTTCGAGCTTGAGCCGCAAAGTGCTGGTAACTATGTGCTTTTGTCAAACATGTACGCAGCTTTAGACCGGTGGGCAGATGTAGCTCTTGTTAGGGATAAGATGAAGGAGAATGGGATTAAAAAGATTTCTGGTCGAAGTTGGACAGGTCGATAA
- the LOC106407483 gene encoding calponin homology domain-containing protein DDB_G0272472-like isoform X2 yields the protein MKEGRKLKKSNLHGAQVVEKVQTKMKEKVSNVVHPQATVQAITPNRKKVELKKKKKKKKVAEEIGISNEKIKGNKGKLNKAKNKRKADEISSGPVDGHLIKQTDDDTNVANDATETRNRKSKKKRKMKLTSTKEIEKKNKAEEEEEDVYEISSGDEDCSRGMKKWVTDYYENRPGLDELQKRIDDFMTAHEERLEQEKQEREAKAAEGGWTVVVHHKGRKKTTDAESGTAVGSVSQAALEDKVAKKKKTEIVGHGFYRFQRRDAQRSELLALQTKFEEDKKRIQQIRAARKFKPY from the exons atgaagGAAGGCAGAAAGCTGAAGAAGAGTAATCTCCACGGAG CTCAAGTGGTTGAGAAAGTGCAGACGAAGATGAAAGAGAAAGTGAGCAATGTTGTACATCCTCAAGCTACAGTACAAG CTATCACGCCTAATAGAAAGAAGGTtgaattgaagaagaagaagaagaagaagaaggttgcCGAGGAAATAG GTATCTCAAACGAGAAAATCAAAGGCAATAAGGGAAAGTTGAACAAGGCTAAGAATAAAAGGAAGGCCGATGAGATATCTAGTGGTCCTGTCGATGGTCATCTGATAAAACAAA CTGATGACGATACAAACGTGGCTAATGATGCAACTGAAACGAGAAACC GAAAGtctaagaaaaagagaaagatgaAGCTGACCTCTACTAAAGAGATTGAAAAGAAGAACAAAgctgaagaagaggaggaagatgtTTATGAAATATCTTCAGGCGATGAAGATTGCTCCAGAGGAATGAAAA AGTGGGTTACTGATTACTATGAGAACAGGCCCGGTTTAGACGAGCTGCAAAAGAGAATCGATGACTTCATGACTGCTCACGAAGAACGCCTTGAGCAG GAGAAACAAGAGCGAGAAGCTAAAGCAGCAGAAGGCGGTTGGACCGTGGTCGTGCATCATAAAGGGAGGAAAAAGACAACAGACGCTGAATCTGGAACAGCTGTTGGATCTGTTTCTCAGGCTGCTTTGGAAGATAAGGTAGCTAAGAAGAAAAAGACTGAGATTGTCGGTCATGGTTTCTACCGTTTCCAGAGGCGAGATGCACAACGAAGTG AACTCTTGGCGCTTCAGACTAAGTTCGAGGAAGACAAGAAGAGgatacaacaaattcgagctgCTCGCAAGTTTAAGCCTTACTAA
- the LOC106407483 gene encoding calponin homology domain-containing protein DDB_G0272472-like isoform X1, with translation MKEGRKLKKSNLHGGFASAQVVEKVQTKMKEKVSNVVHPQATVQAITPNRKKVELKKKKKKKKVAEEIGISNEKIKGNKGKLNKAKNKRKADEISSGPVDGHLIKQTDDDTNVANDATETRNRKSKKKRKMKLTSTKEIEKKNKAEEEEEDVYEISSGDEDCSRGMKKWVTDYYENRPGLDELQKRIDDFMTAHEERLEQEKQEREAKAAEGGWTVVVHHKGRKKTTDAESGTAVGSVSQAALEDKVAKKKKTEIVGHGFYRFQRRDAQRSELLALQTKFEEDKKRIQQIRAARKFKPY, from the exons atgaagGAAGGCAGAAAGCTGAAGAAGAGTAATCTCCACGGAG GGTTTGCTTCAGCTCAAGTGGTTGAGAAAGTGCAGACGAAGATGAAAGAGAAAGTGAGCAATGTTGTACATCCTCAAGCTACAGTACAAG CTATCACGCCTAATAGAAAGAAGGTtgaattgaagaagaagaagaagaagaagaaggttgcCGAGGAAATAG GTATCTCAAACGAGAAAATCAAAGGCAATAAGGGAAAGTTGAACAAGGCTAAGAATAAAAGGAAGGCCGATGAGATATCTAGTGGTCCTGTCGATGGTCATCTGATAAAACAAA CTGATGACGATACAAACGTGGCTAATGATGCAACTGAAACGAGAAACC GAAAGtctaagaaaaagagaaagatgaAGCTGACCTCTACTAAAGAGATTGAAAAGAAGAACAAAgctgaagaagaggaggaagatgtTTATGAAATATCTTCAGGCGATGAAGATTGCTCCAGAGGAATGAAAA AGTGGGTTACTGATTACTATGAGAACAGGCCCGGTTTAGACGAGCTGCAAAAGAGAATCGATGACTTCATGACTGCTCACGAAGAACGCCTTGAGCAG GAGAAACAAGAGCGAGAAGCTAAAGCAGCAGAAGGCGGTTGGACCGTGGTCGTGCATCATAAAGGGAGGAAAAAGACAACAGACGCTGAATCTGGAACAGCTGTTGGATCTGTTTCTCAGGCTGCTTTGGAAGATAAGGTAGCTAAGAAGAAAAAGACTGAGATTGTCGGTCATGGTTTCTACCGTTTCCAGAGGCGAGATGCACAACGAAGTG AACTCTTGGCGCTTCAGACTAAGTTCGAGGAAGACAAGAAGAGgatacaacaaattcgagctgCTCGCAAGTTTAAGCCTTACTAA
- the LOC106407611 gene encoding proline dehydrogenase 2, mitochondrial, which translates to MANRFLRPHLIHRFSTLSPVGPPSTVVPEILSFDQPKTDVDLDLSDQARLFVSVPISDLVRSTAVLHATAIGPMVDFGSWVMSSKLMDATITRDLVLRFVKGTFYDHFCAGEDAAAAARRVRSVYELRGLKGMLVYGVEHAEDGGECENNIKKFIETVEAAKTLPTSHLSSVVIKITAICPMSLLKRVSDLLRWQYKNPSFKLPWKLHSFPVFSGSSPLYHTISEPEPLTVVEEQELDKAHERIKSICIRCQESNVPLLIDAEDTILQPAIDYMAYWSAIMFNSDKSRPIVYNTIQAYLKDAGERLHLALRESEKMKVPIGFKLVRGAYMSSEVKLAASLGYKSPVHDTIQETHACYNECMGFLMEKASNGTGIAVILATHNTDSGKLGARKASELGIDKENGKIEFAQLYGMSDALSLGLKRAGFNVSKYMPYGPVETAVPYLIRRAYENRGMMSTGALDRQLMRMELKRRIMAR; encoded by the exons ATGGCAAACCGTTTCCTCCGACCACACCTCATCCACCGTTTCTCCACCTTGAGTCCCGTCGGTCCTCCGTCCACCGTCGTCCCGGAGATTCTTTCCTTTGACCAACCAAAAACAGACGTTGACCTCGATCTCTCCGACCAAGCTAGACTCTTTGTTTCTGTCCCAATCTCCGACCTTGTCCGTTCAACTGCCGTTCTTCATGCTACGGCCATAGGCCCTATGGTCGATTTTGGATCGTGGGTTATGAGTTCGAAACTCATGGACGCGACCATAACACGGGATTTGGTCCTCCGTTTCGTGAAAGGAACGTTTTACGACCATTTCTGTGCAGGTGAAGACGCCGCTGCCGCAGCAAGGCGCGTGAGGAGTGTGTATGAGTTGAGGGGGCTTAAAGGGATGTTAGTGTATGGCGTTGAACACGCAGAAGACGGTGGTGAATGTGAGAACAACATCAAGAAGTTCATTGAGACTGTTGAAGCTGCCAAAACCCTACCTACGTCTCAT TTAAGCTCCGTGGTGATTAAGATCACAGCGATTTGTCCAATGAGTCTCTTAAAACGTGTAAGTGATTTGCTTCGTTGGCAATACAAGAACCCAAGTTTCAAACTTCCATGGAAACTCCATTCATTTCCGGTTTTCTCCGGTTCAAGTCCTCTCTATCACACAATCTCCGAACCGGAACCATTAACCGTAGTGGAAGAACAAGAGCTTGATAAAGCTCACGAACGCATTAAATCCATATGTATTAGATGCCAAGAATCGAATGTACCGTTACTAATAGATGCCGAAGATACGATTCTCCAACCGGCAATCGATTACATGGCGTATTGGTCAGCAATTATGTTCAATTCCGACAAAAGTCGACCCATTGTCTACAACACGATTCAAGCTTATTTGAAAGATGCGGGAGAGAGGTTGCACTTGGCGCTACGAGAATCCGAGAAAATGAAGGTTCCTATTGGGTTTAAGTTGGTGAGAGGTGCTTATATGTCTAGTGAAGTTAAGTTAGCAGCTTCCTTGGGTTACAAGTCACCGGTCCACGACACCATTCAAGAAACGCATGCTTGCTATAATGAGTGTATGGGTTTCCTTATGGAGAAAGCCTCTAATGGAACGGGGATTGCCGTCATTCTAGCGACTCACAACACCGATTCTG GTAAACTAGGTGCAAGGAAAGCAAGTGAGCTAGGAATTGATAAAGAGAACGGGAAGATCGAGTTTGCGCAGCTTTACGGGATGTCGGATGCCTTATCATTAGGATTGAAAAGGGCTGGTTTCAATGTGAGCAAGTACATGCCGTACGGGCCGGTTGAAACCGCGGTTCCATACCTTATCCGACGAGCATATGAGAACCGCGGTATGATGTCCACCGGTGCTCTAGACCGCCAACTTATGAG GATGGAGCTTAAGAGGAGAATAATGGCTCGGTGA